One region of Rhodocaloribacter litoris genomic DNA includes:
- a CDS encoding ABC transporter ATP-binding protein codes for MYDPSEHTATGAAVPEDGAPPPHVVIELRDLHKSFGKNEVLKGVSLAVERGTNAVVMGGSGSGKSVLIKHIVQLLRPDRGEVWVDGRRVDRLTGDALDALRLSIGYLFQSGALFDSMTVYENMDFILERHTRLSRAERRERIEETLDWVNLREKAASYPAELSGGQKKRIGLARAIILEPRILLYDEPTTGLDPVSVRTVSELIVRLRDERGITGVAITHDLLCAEIITDRAHFLFDGTFIASGTLEELRRSDHPELRNFFGG; via the coding sequence ATGTACGACCCGTCGGAACATACCGCGACCGGGGCGGCCGTGCCGGAGGACGGAGCGCCGCCGCCGCACGTGGTCATCGAACTGCGGGACCTCCACAAGTCGTTCGGGAAGAACGAGGTACTCAAGGGGGTTTCGCTGGCGGTCGAGCGGGGAACGAACGCCGTCGTCATGGGGGGCTCGGGTTCGGGCAAGAGTGTGCTGATCAAGCACATCGTACAACTGCTCAGGCCCGACCGGGGAGAGGTGTGGGTCGATGGCCGGCGCGTCGACCGGCTCACCGGCGACGCGCTCGATGCGCTGCGCCTCTCGATCGGCTACCTCTTTCAGAGCGGGGCCCTTTTCGACTCGATGACGGTCTACGAAAACATGGACTTCATCCTCGAACGGCATACCCGCCTCAGTCGTGCCGAGCGACGCGAGCGCATCGAGGAAACGCTCGACTGGGTGAACCTGCGCGAGAAGGCTGCCAGCTATCCGGCCGAGCTCTCCGGCGGGCAGAAGAAGCGGATCGGGCTGGCACGGGCCATCATCCTCGAACCCCGCATCCTGCTCTACGACGAACCCACCACCGGGCTCGACCCCGTCTCCGTGCGCACCGTTTCGGAACTGATCGTGCGCCTGCGCGACGAACGCGGGATCACCGGCGTGGCCATCACGCACGACCTGCTGTGTGCCGAGATCATCACCGACCGGGCCCACTTCCTCTTCGACGGAACCTTCATCGCCAGCGGCACGCTGGAAGAGTTGCGCCGGAGCGACCACCCGGAGCTGCGCAACTTCTTCGGAGGCTGA